One stretch of Enterobacter sp. RHBSTW-00994 DNA includes these proteins:
- a CDS encoding DNA repair protein yields the protein MSTPIKRLEIIKNAIELEDDDIIQSQLTRLKNEAFDDELQAIVVALEKKNYTAALAAIVRWLQSQRAITQWRDPQVAASKLELKALEERLRDLIDRRNARVQQLDEFNDLYFSRLGPLMQQILSLRKTLAELNLRRQQAEARRREEDYRRCQQYMAQAVELLATLTQRWRDLPADSMQAADARKNLQQQSNLITNLLAEALELESGLTREEEPARQARDHANEEYDKYREQHQDAEVRLRKGKDLSEEDQNELKRLWRQASKLCHPDLVADDLKEEANTMMVQLNQAKQRGDVKAIRSLVARLQQGFEPLMASDRLNDLERIRKKMAQVREQIDTLVNELAELEKEESWLLVSSLNNMEAYFTQQERTLHDVRASLEHQVSEAQLDSAA from the coding sequence ATGAGCACACCGATTAAACGGCTAGAAATCATTAAAAATGCCATTGAACTGGAAGATGACGACATCATTCAGAGCCAGCTGACACGGCTAAAAAATGAAGCGTTTGACGATGAGCTACAGGCAATCGTCGTGGCGCTTGAGAAGAAGAATTACACCGCAGCGCTGGCGGCTATCGTCCGTTGGTTACAGAGCCAGCGTGCAATCACCCAATGGCGTGACCCGCAGGTCGCCGCCAGTAAGCTGGAACTGAAAGCACTGGAAGAGCGACTGCGCGATCTCATTGACCGTCGCAATGCCCGAGTGCAGCAGCTTGACGAGTTCAATGACCTCTACTTCTCCCGCCTGGGTCCGCTGATGCAGCAGATCCTCTCCCTGCGCAAAACGCTGGCAGAGCTGAATCTGCGCCGTCAGCAGGCGGAAGCCCGGCGCCGGGAAGAGGACTATCGCCGCTGCCAGCAATATATGGCGCAGGCCGTCGAATTACTGGCGACACTCACGCAGCGATGGCGCGATCTCCCGGCTGATTCCATGCAGGCCGCGGACGCGCGCAAAAATCTTCAGCAGCAAAGCAACCTGATTACCAACCTGCTGGCCGAAGCGCTGGAGCTTGAAAGCGGTTTAACACGCGAAGAAGAACCGGCACGTCAGGCGCGTGACCATGCCAATGAAGAGTACGACAAGTATCGCGAGCAGCATCAGGATGCCGAAGTCAGGCTGCGCAAGGGCAAAGATCTGTCCGAAGAAGATCAAAACGAACTCAAACGGCTCTGGCGTCAGGCGAGTAAGCTCTGCCACCCGGATTTGGTGGCGGACGATCTGAAAGAAGAAGCCAACACCATGATGGTACAGCTAAACCAGGCGAAGCAGCGCGGAGATGTGAAAGCGATTCGTTCCCTGGTAGCCCGTTTACAGCAGGGCTTTGAGCCGCTGATGGCAAGCGACAGGCTGAACGATCTGGAGCGAATTCGCAAAAAAATGGCGCAGGTTCGCGAGCAAATCGACACGCTCGTGAATGAGCTGGCAGAGCTGGAAAAAGAGGAATCCTGGTTGCTCGTCTCATCGCTGAACAATATGGAAGCCTATTTCACCCAGCAAGAGAGGACGTTACACGATGTACGCGCCTCGCTCGAACATCAAGTGAGCGAAGCGCAGCTGGATTCAGCGGCGTAG
- a CDS encoding siderophore-interacting protein has product MTSTRYPQRVRNDLRFRELNVLRVERISAGFQRIVLGGEALEGFSSRGFDDHTKVFFPEPGATFVAPVVTDEGINWGEGVRPQARDYTPLYDEAHHELMLDFFVHDGGIASTWAVQAKVGDKLTIGGPRGSLVVPEDYAWQLYVCDESGMPALRRRLEGIATLPVCPEIHAIVTVGDESYKDYLAHLSDFNITWVVGHNEQAIADNLAQLTVPAEDYFIWLTGEGKVVKNLSRQFESDPVDQQLVRASAYWHAK; this is encoded by the coding sequence ATGACATCAACCCGTTACCCACAACGTGTCCGTAATGACCTGCGCTTTCGCGAGCTGAATGTACTTCGCGTTGAACGCATCAGTGCGGGTTTCCAGCGTATCGTCCTGGGCGGAGAAGCGCTGGAGGGCTTTAGCTCCCGCGGATTCGACGACCACACCAAAGTCTTTTTCCCGGAACCGGGAGCAACCTTTGTAGCGCCTGTTGTCACCGATGAAGGTATTAACTGGGGAGAGGGCGTGCGCCCGCAGGCGCGTGATTACACGCCACTGTATGACGAAGCTCACCACGAACTGATGCTCGATTTCTTTGTTCATGACGGCGGTATTGCCAGCACCTGGGCAGTACAGGCGAAAGTGGGCGACAAGCTCACCATTGGCGGACCACGTGGCTCGCTGGTTGTGCCGGAAGATTACGCCTGGCAGCTGTATGTGTGTGATGAGTCCGGGATGCCGGCATTGCGTCGTCGTTTAGAGGGCATTGCAACACTGCCGGTTTGCCCGGAAATTCATGCGATCGTGACCGTCGGTGATGAATCTTATAAGGACTATCTGGCGCACCTGAGTGATTTTAATATCACCTGGGTTGTTGGGCACAATGAACAGGCGATTGCCGACAATCTGGCACAACTGACCGTTCCTGCTGAGGATTACTTCATCTGGCTGACCGGAGAAGGGAAGGTGGTGAAAAACCTGAGCCGTCAGTTTGAAAGCGACCCGGTGGATCAGCAATTGGTACGTGCCAGTGCATACTGGCACGCCAAATAG
- a CDS encoding PadR family transcriptional regulator — protein sequence MRHAHEGGGRRQRFFGHGELRLVILEILTRNASHGYELIKAIETMTQGNYTPSPGVIYPTLDFLQDQSFITITEEENGRKKIAITVAGQHWLDENQEHLEHIQARIKARCVGFQLRKNPQMKRALDNFKAVLDLRVNQGELSDAQLKQIIGVIDRAALEISQLD from the coding sequence ATGCGACACGCACACGAAGGCGGCGGACGCCGTCAGCGCTTTTTTGGTCACGGCGAGTTAAGGCTGGTGATTCTGGAGATCCTGACCCGCAACGCCAGCCACGGCTACGAGCTGATCAAAGCGATCGAGACCATGACGCAGGGGAATTACACCCCAAGCCCTGGTGTGATCTATCCGACCCTCGATTTTTTGCAGGATCAGTCGTTTATCACCATCACGGAAGAAGAGAATGGGCGTAAAAAGATTGCCATCACCGTTGCCGGGCAACACTGGCTGGATGAAAACCAGGAACATCTGGAACACATTCAGGCACGTATTAAAGCCCGCTGCGTAGGCTTTCAGTTACGTAAAAACCCGCAGATGAAGCGGGCTTTGGACAATTTTAAGGCCGTATTGGATCTGAGAGTCAATCAGGGAGAACTCAGCGACGCACAGTTGAAACAGATCATCGGGGTGATTGACCGCGCAGCGCTTGAGATCTCCCAGTTAGATTAA
- a CDS encoding methyl-accepting chemotaxis protein has product MFLHDVKIGTKLFLAFGFFIVLMVLSASLSLLSLNRANNGMQSIITNDYPTTVKANQLIDQFQEFVSTQQLMLLDEQGKYTAQSQQHLKEISEHITVILGDLNNSLRDKKSQQVLTDIRGVRQQYLDSRYRILQAVQNNDRASALQEMMTNTINLQQAYKAKVQELITIQNSEMQNAGMQVDGDFRTNRLLLIVITLFSVAVGSIIGWYIVRSITRPLGQAVTFAEAIAEGDLTGIITSHGKDETGLLLHALMEMKTRLLEIVQQVQTGSENISSAAAQIVAGNQDLAARTEEQASSVEQTAASMEQITATVKNTASHTGEATNLSADAAAVVKNNGEMMKQVTSKMRLINETSNRMSDIIDLIDAIAFQTNILALNAAVEAARAGEHGRGFAVVAGEVRQLAQKSASSASEIRQLIESSSSQTQDGMNLVEKASGLINGMVGNVEEMDVILREIRQASHEQTEGISQINSAIGLIDATTQQNSALVEESVAAAASLNEQAMHLKELVRVFRVSDRALA; this is encoded by the coding sequence ATGTTCTTACATGACGTAAAGATCGGCACAAAATTATTTCTGGCGTTTGGATTCTTTATTGTATTGATGGTGCTTAGCGCCAGTTTATCGCTGTTAAGCCTGAACAGGGCAAACAACGGGATGCAATCCATCATTACAAATGATTACCCGACAACGGTAAAAGCCAACCAGTTAATTGATCAGTTTCAGGAATTTGTAAGCACTCAACAGCTCATGTTACTGGATGAACAGGGCAAGTACACCGCGCAGTCGCAGCAGCATCTGAAAGAGATCAGTGAACACATCACTGTGATTCTGGGTGACCTGAACAACTCTCTGCGTGATAAAAAATCACAGCAAGTCCTGACGGATATCCGTGGGGTACGCCAGCAGTACCTTGACTCGCGTTATCGCATTTTGCAGGCGGTGCAGAACAACGATCGTGCGAGTGCGCTTCAGGAGATGATGACCAATACCATTAATTTGCAGCAGGCTTACAAGGCGAAAGTGCAGGAGCTGATTACGATTCAAAACAGCGAGATGCAAAATGCCGGTATGCAGGTAGACGGTGATTTCAGAACCAACCGTCTGCTGCTGATTGTGATCACGCTATTCAGCGTGGCGGTAGGCAGCATTATTGGCTGGTACATCGTGCGTTCCATTACGCGTCCGTTGGGCCAGGCGGTGACGTTTGCTGAAGCTATTGCTGAGGGCGATCTCACCGGGATCATCACCTCGCACGGCAAAGATGAAACAGGCCTGCTGTTGCATGCGTTGATGGAGATGAAAACCCGCCTGCTGGAGATTGTGCAGCAGGTGCAGACCGGCTCGGAGAATATCTCGAGCGCTGCAGCACAAATTGTGGCAGGCAACCAGGATCTGGCCGCACGCACGGAAGAGCAGGCTAGCTCCGTGGAACAGACGGCCGCTTCAATGGAGCAGATCACCGCCACGGTGAAAAACACGGCCTCGCATACCGGCGAAGCCACTAACCTGTCAGCGGATGCGGCAGCAGTGGTCAAAAATAACGGCGAAATGATGAAGCAGGTGACCAGTAAAATGCGCCTGATTAACGAGACATCAAACCGGATGTCCGACATTATCGACCTGATCGACGCCATTGCCTTCCAGACCAACATCCTGGCGCTGAACGCCGCGGTGGAAGCGGCACGTGCCGGTGAGCATGGCCGTGGCTTTGCGGTGGTGGCAGGTGAAGTGCGCCAGCTGGCGCAGAAGAGTGCCTCCTCTGCCAGTGAGATCCGTCAACTGATTGAAAGCTCGTCCAGCCAGACGCAGGACGGGATGAACCTTGTTGAGAAAGCCAGCGGCTTGATCAACGGGATGGTCGGTAACGTCGAAGAGATGGACGTGATCCTGCGTGAGATCCGCCAGGCAAGCCATGAACAAACAGAGGGTATTTCGCAGATTAATAGTGCGATTGGCCTGATAGATGCCACTACCCAGCAGAACTCTGCGCTGGTGGAAGAGTCGGTGGCGGCGGCGGCATCGCTGAATGAACAGGCGATGCACCTGAAAGAGCTGGTACGTGTCTTCCGCGTGAGTGACCGCGCGCTGGCTTAA
- a CDS encoding PAS domain-containing methyl-accepting chemotaxis protein, with amino-acid sequence MSSPSYVTQNEYPLDDDTTLMSTTDLHSYITHANDTFVQVSGYKLNELLGQPHNLVRHPDMPKAAFADMWYTLQQGEPWSGIVKNRRKNGDHYWVRANAVPMVRNGQVTGYMSIRAKATAEEIAAVEPLYKALNEGRCNKRVHKGLVVRKGWLGKLPAMPLRWRVRSVMAALFVILAAALYMTEGGLVALGTSALVMLLGTVLFEQQIVRPVENVARQALNVATGERNTVQHLNRSDELGLTLRAVGQLGLMCRWLIHDVSSQVVSVRDDSDRLAQGNEDLNDRTRQTVTNVQQTVATMNQMAASVQSNSETAAEVDKLSMAASSAATEGGHAMQTVVKTMDDIADSTQRIGSITSLINDIAFQTNILALNAAVEAARAGEQGKGFAVVAGEVRHLASRSANAANDIRKLIDASASKVQSGSDQVHAAGRTMDGIVEQVKNVTQLIAQISHSTSEQATGLAELTRAVAELDSITQKNADLVEESAQISAMVKHRAGRLEDAVTVLH; translated from the coding sequence ATGTCCTCTCCATCCTATGTCACCCAGAATGAATATCCTCTGGACGATGACACCACCTTAATGTCCACCACCGATCTTCACAGCTACATCACCCACGCCAACGACACTTTTGTGCAAGTGAGCGGTTACAAGCTAAATGAACTGCTGGGCCAACCGCACAATCTTGTGCGTCATCCGGATATGCCAAAAGCCGCCTTTGCCGACATGTGGTACACGTTGCAGCAAGGCGAGCCCTGGAGCGGGATTGTGAAGAACCGTCGCAAGAATGGTGACCACTATTGGGTGCGAGCCAACGCCGTACCAATGGTGCGTAATGGCCAGGTGACGGGGTACATGTCGATTCGCGCAAAAGCGACGGCCGAAGAGATTGCAGCGGTCGAGCCTTTATATAAGGCATTGAATGAAGGTCGCTGTAACAAACGCGTTCATAAAGGGCTGGTGGTACGTAAGGGCTGGCTCGGGAAGTTGCCCGCGATGCCGCTACGCTGGCGTGTTCGCAGTGTCATGGCAGCGCTTTTCGTGATACTTGCCGCCGCGCTTTACATGACCGAAGGCGGCCTGGTTGCGCTGGGAACCAGTGCACTGGTGATGCTTCTGGGAACCGTATTGTTTGAGCAGCAGATTGTCCGCCCGGTTGAAAATGTGGCGCGTCAGGCGCTAAACGTGGCGACCGGCGAACGCAATACCGTTCAGCATCTGAACCGCAGTGATGAGCTGGGGCTGACTTTACGTGCCGTCGGGCAACTGGGTTTGATGTGCCGCTGGCTGATCCATGATGTCTCAAGCCAGGTTGTCAGCGTGCGTGACGATAGTGACAGGCTGGCGCAAGGCAATGAAGATCTCAATGATCGTACGCGCCAGACGGTTACAAATGTGCAGCAGACTGTCGCCACAATGAACCAGATGGCGGCATCTGTGCAGAGTAACTCTGAAACGGCTGCTGAAGTGGATAAACTTTCGATGGCGGCCAGCAGCGCGGCAACGGAAGGCGGACATGCCATGCAGACCGTCGTAAAAACCATGGATGATATTGCTGACAGTACCCAGCGTATTGGCTCCATTACTTCGCTGATTAATGACATCGCCTTCCAGACCAATATTCTGGCGCTGAATGCCGCGGTAGAAGCGGCACGAGCAGGCGAGCAGGGGAAAGGTTTTGCGGTGGTTGCAGGAGAAGTGCGTCACCTGGCGAGCCGGAGCGCGAATGCAGCCAACGACATCCGCAAGCTTATTGATGCCAGCGCCAGCAAGGTGCAGTCTGGCTCCGATCAGGTTCACGCCGCAGGGCGCACTATGGATGGTATTGTTGAGCAGGTGAAGAATGTGACGCAGCTGATCGCGCAAATCAGCCATTCGACCTCTGAACAGGCTACCGGCCTTGCGGAGCTAACTCGTGCCGTTGCCGAGCTGGACAGCATCACCCAGAAAAACGCGGACCTGGTGGAAGAGAGCGCCCAGATCTCCGCCATGGTTAAGCACCGCGCAGGACGACTCGAAGACGCCGTGACTGTGCTTCATTGA